Within the Spirochaetota bacterium genome, the region CTGGTGGACATGCTCTGCCTTTTCAAGCCGGACCTCACCGTCATCGACGGCATCGTGGGGGCCGAGGGGAACTGCCCGGGCCCGGTCTTCCCGGTGAAAAGCAATGTCATCATCAGCGGCACCAACAGCGTCGAAGTGGACCGCGTCGCCACCGCCATGATGGGGATCGACCCGTCATCGATAAAGCTGATGCAGTGCGCCGACGCCCGCGGCTTCGGCGATCGAAAAGTCAAGGTCATCGGCAGGCAGCGCAAGGTCCCCTTCAAGCAGGCCAATCCCTCGCTCCTGGACGATGATTTCCGCAGCCGCTTCCCCCTGGTCACCGTGCTGGTGGGCCACCGTATGAAGCACGCTCCCGTTCCCGGAAAGAATAAGAAAGCGGATGCCGCCTTCGCGCAGGAAATGGAGATGGCGTGCCGGGGCGGGTGCCTGGCAACGACCAAATTCGGCTTCGAGATGGTCTACCATGAGGGCGTGGCGATGAAAAACCCCCTCACGGTGATCATCGGCGAGGGCGCCCTGGTGAACGGGAACGCCCTGTATTACGACAGGGACGGGAAGCCCTATACCCCGGAAGATATCGCCGCGCTTCCCGGCAAGATACTGGCGGTGGGCTCCTGCTCGGGGGCAGTCGCCGACATCGCCGACGCGCACTGCGACGGCTGCATGCCTTTCCCCAACACGCCGCACATACTCATCCACAAGCTGACGGGGTCGCGGTGCCGCATCATGGGGCCGGCCAACCGCCAGCTCTTCACGATAGCGGGGGGCCTCCTGGCGATGACGATGGCGCGCAAGAAGCTCATCCGCTCCGGCCAGCGGCTCGACTGCGAGCTCCCGCTGCGGGACGAACTGGAGGACACGCCCGGGCTGAGCGCGGCAGACAAAAAGGAGGATTTCGTGCCGTGGCCCTTCCCGCCCCTGAGCAATGAGGAAAAAAAGCAGCTCATCAAGTTCGAAAATTACATGATGATGAAGGATTTTTGATCTTTCGCCGTTATTGTTCCGCCCTTCCGCGGTCGGTTTCCGCCAGCAGGTAGATGAAGCGCTCCAAAACCTGGATGACGACGATATCCGGTTTGCAGCGGTTGATTATCGCTTCATCGGCCCTGTAATCCCACAGCGTATAGGTTTCCTTGAAATTGTATGAAATATAAGTGAAATAATCGAAAAAGGAATCGTGAAGGATCAGAAGGGAGGGACCGCCGAGGCCGGTCCGGTAATGCCGTAATTCCATATACTGGTTATGGTAGGGATTGAATACCCGATAATCCGAGGGAACCGTGTCACGGCGCGCTGGTTTTGCCGGCGTCAGCACATCGACGGTTTTTTCATAATAATCGAACAGGGTTATGATCTTGGCGATGTCGCCGCCGTTCGCCGATTTTTCATCGTATGCCATTCTCTTAACCGTAAAATCATCGAGCTCAAAGGGACGCACGGACGGGAAACGCTCGCGAATCGCCATCATCAACTCGCGGTAACCCTTGTAGGCGCCGTAATAGTTCCAGTGGGTGTCGGCCTTCTGATACAGCCGGCGCCGCTTTTTTTCTTTTAGAACGGCCTGGCGGATATCGACGACCCGGATGCCCCCCGCTTCAGCGCAGATTCTCTTTAACTGCTCGACGCGCCTGCCGGAGGGATTCACCACCGTTACGTAATCGGGCAGATATTCGGGATAGATCGTCGACTTGTTGGGCGTGATCAACACGTAGAACGGGATATTCTTCGACTTCAGCAGCGACGACGCCTCCGAGAGATAGGCCCTGATCCTCTCCGTCTGCGCGCCGCTCAGGGGGGCCATGCCCCTGTGATCATCGATCTCGCACTCCGGGCCATGGAAACGCTCCGTTGTCATGACCGCTTCGGGTTTCAGGAAAAGCCATCCCTCTTTTCCGGGTACGACGTAGTTCACCGGCGACGCGTTGAAGATCGTTATTTTCATCAGGCTGTTCAGCTTCATCAGGTCTTTGCGGAACAGAAAGTTTTTCCGGAAATCCTTGAAATCGAGCCCTTTCTCAACCGGCATGAAGCCGACGGGGATGACCAGGCCGATACAGAAAACGGCGCACAATATGGTCTTGTATATCCTTGGTATGCTCATTATGCCGGATCTCCCCTGGTCTTTCATACCGAACACCGTCAGAACCGCGAGTATATGAAGGGGCTGTAGGTCCCCCCCGCCATGGCCATGACGGAATAAAGAAAAATCGAAAGCAGCAGCGCCAATCCGCCGATGGCGAAGCCGTGTTTCGCAACGGCGCCGAGGGCGGAATTGCCGATGCGCGATATGCCCTCCCTGATCCTGTTTTCTAACCACGGCGCGATGGGCGTGGAAAAAAGCAGGGCCGCGGCCAGGGCGAATATGACCTCGCCGGTCAGGTACATGGCGGGGAAATAGCTGCCATTGTGAAGGCCGTTGAAGCCGGCCATGGATTTCAGGTACGTGAAGGCGCCTCCGATGTCCGCCGATCTGAAGAAGACCCACCCGATCATGACAACCAGAAGGGCATAGCCATGGCGCAGGGGCCTGGCGCTTCTATTGATGATATCTCCGAGGCGCGTCCTCTCCACGAGCTGGAATAGGCCGTGCCAGAGGCCCCACACGATGAACGTCCAGTTGGCGCCGTGCCACAAACCGGTAAGGATAAATACGATCATGATGTTCATGAAAGTGTTGGCTTTGGACTGCCGGTTCCCGCCCAGGGGAATGTATACATAATCCCTGAACCAGGCGGACAGGGTGATATGCCATCGCCGCCAGAATTCGCGCATCGACTGCGAGATATAGGGATAATTGAAATTCTCCGTCAGGGTGAAACCGAGCATGCCGGCGACCCCGATGGCCATGTCCGTATACCCTGAAAAATCAAAGAAGAGCTGGAACGTGTAGCATATGACGCCCAGCCACGCGACCTCGCAGGAGAGAAGATCCGGGGCGATGGCGAAGACCTGGTTCGCCACATTGCCCAGGGCCGTGGCTATTATCATTTTTTTCCCGAGTCCGATGATGAAGCGCCGTATCCCCTGTGTGAATCCGTCAAGGGTGATCTGCCTCCGCGCAAGCTGCCCGGCGATAACATCATACCTCATAATGGGACCGGACACGATCTGCGGAAACATTGTTATATAGAGTGATGTCTCCAGGGGGTTGTCATTGGCCCGGGAGTCCCGGCGATAGACATCGACGAGGTACGACAGTGTCTGGAACGTAAAAAAGGATATCCCTATGGGGATGTGCAGGGGCTTGATCAGGATCGGTGAAACCTCGATCAGCGGCAGCACCGCGTTGAGATTGGCGACGATGAAGGCCGTGTACTTGAAAAAGGCCAGCATTCCCACGTTGACGATGATCGCGACGGTGATTATCCGTCTTGCCAGGCGCGGCTTTCCGCCGTTACGGCCGATCATGCGGGCGAAGCCGTAATTCATCAGCGCCGAGGCGACCAGCAGGATCACATAGTATTTCTCTCCCAGGGCGTAGAAGACAAGGCTTGCCGCGAGCAACAGGGGATTGCGCCACTCCTTTTTTATAACGGTGTTGAGCGCCAGTACGATGGGAAGAAAAATGAAGAGAAAATCTACGGAATTAAATGCCATAGGGCGTCCAGGGTCCTTTCCTTTCGTGATGGCGCTTTCCAGGCATAACGGGTGTCATCGGGCCATCGGCCAGCCTGTTTACGCGGCATATTGTTGCATCCGGAACCGTTCATGCCGGCCCGATCGGACCGGAACAAACAAGATTCCCGCCATCGAAAATGGATGTCGAGGGGAATATTAGTCAATCAATAATTTATACATCGGGCGGTTTCAGGAGAATGCAAATCGCGTCAAATAGATCATGGAAGCTTCACATAATTATCCTCCCCCAGAAAAAATCATTGATAATAGACAACGAATATTATGTCATGTACCGCGAACGGGGCCCCCGATGAACAAGAACCTGAACAAGATCATTGTAGCCATACTGGCCGCGTGCACCGTGGCGGCCGGCGTCATAACCCACTGGGACATGGTCCGCTACCTCCACGACTGCATCCTCGGCTTTTACATAGAGGCGGCGGAGACGCTGATGCCGTCGAGCCCGACCTACACCATCGTCGACCACCGCTCCTACCGTCCCCAGGTGAGGACCTACCGCGACCTGCCGGAGGGCTTCATCCACAGCGGGAGCCTCCTCATGTACCGGGCCGGCGGCGAGGACGAGGACCTGGGCGACATCGCCTCCGGGGCCGTGGGCTACACCGATTACTACCGCGCCTCCAGCCTAGCCTCGGCGATCCGCGATTATAACGGCCTGCGGGGAAGCGACGTGCCGGCCGGGACCGCCCTGGTGATACCCGGGTCGGCGCCGGCCCTGCGCCACGACCCGAGGAACCAGGTCATGCCTCCCCTGATCGCGGCCCGGGGCCTCTATTTCACCGGCACCAGCCTGGGCGGCAACAAGATCCTGGGCAACCTCGACCGCTTCAGGGAGCTTGGCATCAACACCATCGTCTTCGACGCCAAGGACATCGGCGGCGACCTGAGCTACTATAGCAGGGTACCGGAAGTCCAGCGCCTGGATACCCATGAAAAGCGCTCCATCGACAACATAGAAAAATTCATCCGCACCCTGAAGGAAAACGGCTTCTACACCGTGGCCCGCATGGCGGTGTTCCACGACCACCTCCTCCGGAAAAAGGACCGCTCCCTGGCGATACAGTCGCGCGGCGGCGGCGCGTGGAGCCCCGGCGCCAAGGAGAAATGGTGCGACCCGACCAACAGGAAAGTGCAGGATTACAATATCGCCATGGCCGTGGAGCTGGCGGAGCTGGGCGTGGACGAAATCCAGTTCGACTACATCCGCTTCCCCACCACGGGCAACCAGGGCGACATCGCCTTCAAATACGATTTCGGCAAAATGTCCCGCGAGCAGGCCATCACCCATTTCCTGAAGCGGGCCCACGACGCCATTGCCGCTCGCAAGTCGCGCCTGTCCATCGACATTTTCGGCGTCGTGGCCTGGGGCAAGACGGTGGACATCAACAGCACCGGCCAGCGGATCGAGCTCCTGGCCAGGCACTGCGATATCATATCGCCCATGCTCTATCCATCGCACTTCAACGACGATTTCGACGGATACGCCAGGCCCGGCGACAACCCCTATTACTTCATATACAGCGGCTGCCAGAAGGTGATCGCCCTGGCCGGGAAGAATGCCATCGTGCGGCCGTGGCTCCAGGCCTTCCGGTGGCGCGTTTCCAACTACAACAGCCAGTATATCAAGACGCAGATCAAGGCCACCGATGAATCGGGCGCAAAGGGCTACCTCTTCTGGAACGCGGCGAACGACTATGACACCGTCATGCGTGCCCTGGAGGACATGAACGGCGTCAAGACTGCCAGAGACGACACCAAAGATAATTGACCGTGACCGTCGCGGGGAATATACTTTCATCAAGGGACCATCATCATGGATTTCTATAAATACCACGGATTGGGCAACGATTATATCGTCATCGACCCGGGCAGGAACGATGTGTCCCTCACGCCGGAAAATATCATCCTCATCTGCGACCGCAATCTCGGCATCGGATCGGACGGGATCCTCCACGGCCCGTTCTTTGACAACGGTTCCATCAGCGTGCGGATATTCAATCCCGACGGCAGCGAGGCGGAAAAGAGCGGAAACGGCGCGAGGATCTTCACGCGCCACCTCCATGAGCACGGCCATATCAGGGGGGACACCGCCGCCTTCGACACCCTCGGCGGGCCCATCACGGCGCGGGTGCTGGATACGGGAACATACGGCATCCGGGTCAACATGGGTACCTGCGCCTTTGACAGCGAAAAAATCCCGGCGGCGGGGCCGCGCCGCGAGGTGATCAACGAGGCGATTGAAGTAAAAGGAAGAACATTCCGAATGACCTGCGTATCCGTGGGAAACCCCCACTGCGTGATTCCCCTGGACGACATATCCAAAGGCCTTGCCTGCGACATCGGCCCACTCATCGAGCGTCATCCCCTCTTCCCCAACCGCATCAACATGCAGCTGGCGAAGGTGATTGACCGCCGGACCCTGCGAATAGAGATCTGGGAGCGCGGCGCCGGCTACACCCTCGCGTCGGGCAGCAGCAGCTGCGCGGCCGCCTGCGCCTGCCGCCGCCTCGGGCTGGTTGACGGCAGCGTCACGGTGCTCATGCCGGGCGGGCCCCTTTCGATAGAGATAGGCGGCGACTGGTCGGTTGCCATGACGGGGCCCGTGGCCAGCGTGTCCGAAGGAAATTTTACGCCGGAATTCAGGAGGCTCCTGGACCGCGGCGCTCATAAAAGCTGAGACAGGATGACGAGGCCATGAAATACGACCTGGGCGACCGGAGGATAATCATCGAGGGAGACGACTGCTTCATCGCGGAAACGGCCGTGGTGGTCGGATCGGTGCGCATCGGCAACAACGCCAGCGTCTGGTTCAACGCCGTGGTGCGGGCCGATGACGGCGTGATAGTTATCGGCGAGAGCTCGAATATCCAGGACGGCGCCGTGCTCCACTGCGACAGTGAAAACGACCTGGTGATCGGCCGGGGCGTCACCGTGGCCCACAAGGCCATGCTCCACAGCTGCACCGTCGGCGACAACTCCCTCATCGGGATCAACGCGGTGGTGCTGAACGGGGCGGTCATAGGAAAGAACTGCCTGGTGGGCGCCGGCGCCCTGGTGCTGGAGAAGAGCGTTATCCCGGACAACTCCGTGGTGCTGGGGGCGCCGGCGAAGGTCGCGCGTCCCGTGACGCCGGAGCAGATCGACGAAATGCTCGACGCGGCTGAGCACTATATCCGGAATTTTAAGAACTTCAAGAAGAACCTGAAGAAGATCCAGTAGCTGATTTTAGCCGCGATGACCGCGTCTCCCCATCCCGTCAGTCGGGACGATATCCCCCGCAATAGGGCACGTAGGCCGCGTCCATTTCCATCAGGTGATGCTCGAGCCGCTCCCTATTTCTTGTCCTTAAGATGGGGGACGAACACCATGTCCGATTTCAAGATATGGTTTTCCCACCACTTCCGGACCTCCTTGTCCACGTCCAGCGCCAGGTATGAATCAGCGCCCCTGGCCCTGTATTCATTCATTATTTTCGCGTATTTCCGGCGAAATACCTCATGTTCTCTGCGGTGCATGTCGAGGCCCGGGTAGACGGCGCGGACCATAAGACCTTCCTCCGCGTCGAAATGCTTCTCGACATATGATTCGAGGTATTCAAGCATCATCACCATCTCGACTTTCGACTTATTACTGTAAATCGACAGCTCCAGGGCATCGATCCTTTTAAAAAGCTCCCGGTGCTGGCTGTCGATCTCCTCGATGCCGGTTTCCAGTCGTTTATCCCATTCCAGCGCCGCCATAACCGGACTCCTTATTTATCCTTTATCTTCAATAAACAAATAATCGCAAACTAATTTCATAACAGGGTCATTATCGGCCCTGCATGGATCCAGGCCCTTCCCCCACCATGGCGAATGTCGCTCCGCCCTCGGGGAACACCGCCACCGTGGCGTTTTTCCCGAGCTTTTTCATGGCGCGGCCGACGACCTCGGCCGGGTCCTGGCACTTCACGAACATGCTCACGGCCTTTGCTTCCTCGTCGCTCAGCGACGGAACGAAGAAGAAGAGATCATACTGGCGCATCAGCTGCATTGAATAATAGAGCAGGAATTTATCCTCCACCGGAAGGCCCTTCCTCACCCTGTCAAGGAAGCCGCGGACCCGGGCCGGCCCCAGGAGGCGGAGAAGCGCCTTGAGCATCGGCAGGGGCAGCCGCTTATCCGGCGGCTTGATATCGTCGAGGCCGCGCTCGGCCTTCAGGAACCCCATGATGACGCCGCCGGGCCTCAGGGCCGGGAGGGAATTCCCGACGCATTTCATTCCCTGCTTGAAGTTGATGTCCATGGGGAAGGAATTGACGATGATGCCGTCCACCTGCCGCTCGACGCGGAGGCCGCTTTCACGGCGGTTGTAATCTATGCACCGCCGGTGCGCCTCAATGGGATCCCCGGCGAAGGAGGCGATGACGCGGCCGCCGTGCTCGACGACCACGTTCAGGCAGAAGATATCGGCGCCGATCATGGACCGGACCTCCTCCAGGTCCTGCCTGAAGGAGTTCTCCTCCGGCATCATGGCGACGCGGTTGAAGCGGTACGGCGGCTCCGCGATGATCTCGTGGTGCAGGCCGATGGTCTCGGCGTAGGCCACGCCGGGAAGGATGTTCTTCATGCCGCCGCCGAAGCCGGCCCAGAGGTGCGGCTCCACCAGGCCGATGAGCACAACGAGGTCCGCATCTTTAAGATTTTTATTGAGATAGACCGGGGTCTTGCGGGTCGTGGTGCCGAAGTAGTGGCAGGCCTTCAGGTCGAAGGCGTTATGGTTCTCCCACCGGACCAGCTTCAGGTTTTTCGGGCCGACCTTCGCCGCCATCTCCTGTTCGGTCATGGCGGTATGGACCCCCAGGGCGGGAATGACCGTGACGCCCTTCAGGGAGGCGCCGGCCTTCTTCAGGGAATCGAGGACCAGGTGGAAAAACTTGTGGGTCGGCGTGGGCCGGGTATTGTCGTCGACGATGATAACGATCTTCTTGCCCCTGAGCTTTCGCGCGGCCAGCGGCTTCGCGCCTACGGGCTTCCGCAGCGACTCCTTAACCAGGGAAAGCTCGTCCCCTTTTATCCTGCCGCCGCCCTGCCCTCGCCCGGGCATGATGACGTTCCACGTGTCCGGAAGATCCAATGATAGTGAACCGGAGCCCCAGGGCATTGTTATTTCCATAAAACACCTCGCAGGACGGGAATGGGATATGTCTTTGAATCTCTTTGCGGCGAAAAATACTTCCGCAGACGCCTCTTTGTTTATTAAAGGCATTTTGAGGAAATTTGCAAGCATTTTATCGGGGCACTCAAAAACAGGGCGGCTCCGTCAAGGGGATGAGGACGAACGGTGCATAGTGCGACGCAAAAAATAATCACCCGGCAAAAACTATACTTTCTTTGAAAAATATATAGATTTCACTTCTTCATCATTTCTCAAAAGAGATTGACTTAAACTGATATTTTCAAGAAAATTTCCATAGATACAAGGCATCACCGGTATCCACTATATAAAAATAATATACAGGGGGATTCAATGAAGAAAAGTATTACTCTTATTGTATCATTGCTGCTCACCGCTCTTTTCTTGAACTGCGACACCAATAAAAAAGACGACAAGAACAAGCTACTTTCGCTTCTTTTATTTTTACAGCCAAACTTTACCGGCGACGCGGTCTGGGCCAGATCCGTATCGGCGGGAACATCCGAATCAGGGATAAAATCCGTTTCGATTGGAAGCGACGGCATTTATGCGGCGGGGATTATTAACAGTAACTCGACCTACACTTTCGGAACTCAAAATGTGACCGGTATAAGCAGCAACAGCTATAATCCGGTACTGGTCAAATATGACACAGCCGGCAACGCGATCTGGGCTAAATCGATCTCCGATGGACCGGCATCGGACCAAGAATCCTTATTTAACTGTGTCAAAGCAGGAAGCGACGGCATCTATGCAGTAGGGATTATTCAATCTACCACCAACTACAAATTCGGCACTGTAAACGTAGCCGGGATGTATTCCGGCAGCAATGTGGTTATTGTAAAATATGATACGAATGGCAACGCGATCTGGGCAAAATCGGTCTCGGCAGGTTTAAACAGCTCCGAGTTCAATTCTGTCACAATAGGAAGCGATGGCATCTATGCTGCAGGTACGATTTGGGGAAACACTGAATATAAATTCGGCGATCAATCGGTAACCGGCAAATGGGCTGCACATAAAAACGCGGTTATTGTAAAATATGATACGAATGGCAACGCGATCTGGGCAAAATCAGTTACTACCGGTCCTAATCGTTCAGGTTTCAACGCCGTTTCAGCAGGAAGCGACGGAATCTATGCGGCCGGATTTATAAGGGGCACCGTTGCTTTTTCATTCGACAGTCAATCTGTCTTAGGCACCTACAGCTCCTTTAACACGGTGCTGGTGAAATACGACACCAGCGGCAATGCCCTCTGGGCAAAATCGGTTTCGGCAGGTTCGAACGACTCGTACCTAAATTCGGTTTCCGTGGGAAGTGACGGGATATATGCTGCTGGATACATCAACAATACCGGGACCTACACCTTCGGCACTCAATCTGTGAATGGAACATTTTCAGGTTTTAATGCGGTGCTCGTAAAATACAATACGAGCGGCGACGCGGTCTGGGCAAAATCGGTGGCGGCCGGATCGAGCAACTCAATCATCAATTCCGTTTTCGCTGGTAGCGATGGCGTCTATGCGGCCAGACAAATTATGGGCACCACGGCCTTCACGTTCGGCACCAAATCCGTTACCGGCACAACGATCGAGGACAATCCTGTCCTGGTGAAATACGATACCAGCGGCAATGCCCTCTGGGCAAAATCAATATCAGCCGGATCAGCAAAATCATATTTCTATGGCGTTGTCAGCGGACCCATGGGCCTCTTTGCCGGCGGGCAGATATCCGATACAGGCACCTATACATTCGGAACTCAATCCGTTAATGGCACCGCGGCGCTTGAGCTGAACAGCGTCCTGGTGAAATACCAGTAAATAAGTAATTTACTGCAATTGCACGGCAAGAAACCCCTCTTTTATGAGGGGTTTCTTGTCATAACCATTTCATTTCTTCAATCGCGCAGAATGCTTCTTATACTGCCCCAGCAGCGTTTCCCTGTCCCTGGGCCTGCCATGGGAGGGATGGAACAATCGGCACCCTGTGTCGAGCAGAATCTTCCAGCTTTTAATCATCAGATCCGCATCGGCAGCCCAGGGGGGGTAGACCGAGCCGGGGAACACGCCGAAAAGGGCGTCCCCCACTATGGCGATCTCATCATCCACTATCACACTCTGTGAGCCAACCGTATGGCCCGGCGTGGGCAGAATGCAAGCGTCAAAGCCGAATTCGCCCAGATCGCAGCGGCCCTGAACGGCGATGTCCCATCGCAATGGGTTGAAGGTCATTCCATTCAATATGCTTTCGCCATGGGCAAGCCTGTAGAGCCATCGCGTCACAGGAAAAGCCCCGTCAAGGGGCGCGTTCCTTCCCGATTCCAGCAGGGCCGCCTCCCTCTCATGGACGATGATCTTCACCCCGTATTTCTCCCTGATCCTGGCGGCATTCCCGACATGGTCAAAGTGAACATGGGTCAGTATCAGCGCCGACAGATTTTCGGCCGTGACTGAAAGGGCATAAAGCCGCTTTTCGAGGCGCTGGAGATTATGCGCCGTGCCCGTATCGACCAGTATAAAGCGGCCGTTTTTCGATATTAAAAAGACATTGCTCCGCCCGCCGATGACGCGGCGGATTGTCGTTCCCTTCCCGGTCTGCCACCTGTTCATTTTCCCCGCCGCCATCCGCGCCTATTGCTTCATCAGTCCCAGCGAAAGGAGCACGAAGACCGGCCCGTTATACAATCCATGGATGAAGATGCCGGTGAGGCTGTTCCGCGTCTTGTGAAACACATAGGGGATAATGATGATAGCAGGGACGACCATGATCATCAGGTCCAGTCCGAAGGGAAGGTGGAAGACCAGCCACAGGAGCGAACAGAGGGCCCAGGTATGATTTCCGGAAAGTCTCGCCTGTATGTATCCGCGCCACAGCAGCTCTTCCCCTGCTATATTAAAGAAGAACATTGGCAGCCAGGCCAGCAGCAGCAGCTTTTCAGCTCCCTGGAACGGTTTAAATTCCATGAACCATGGCATTGTTGATAACGGCCGCAGGCCGAAATATTTATTCAACAGGGCGGATACGCCGAAGATCATTCCGGTGAAAATGAAAACCAGCAGAAGACCCGCGATCGAATAGGCCCAGTCTTTTTTTGAAAAGGATTTGAGATGCAAAGCCTTCACTATCTCTTTCGGAGCGGAGTTCCCTTCGAGTCTTACCAATGCGACGGCGCAGACAAACAGCGGGACAAACAGGGCATATCCCGTGATGAACCAGTACAGGGCGGGATTGATGGAAAAAGTGTATTTTAAAAAAGGCAGTAATGTCAAAAGGAGCAGAAAAAAATAAACCATGAAGGCCAGGAAAATATACATTCCCTTCATGACGCTGACCCGGTATTCCGGCATAGGGCGATCTCCTTTACATAATAGGGCCCGAAGCTTACCGTAACGCCGTCAACGGCCGCTGCCGGATCACTTCTTCGCGGCGGCCGCCGCCTCCAGCATGAGCCTCCGGAGAAGGAGGATCTTCTCCTCAAGGTTCTTCCTGGTGATGCGCATGCAGATATCGGTGTCCCCCTCGGCCTTTTTGTTGTACATGGCGTCGATCATCATGTC harbors:
- a CDS encoding DUF362 domain-containing protein → MAEMKSCVVITDAEPMDYTKDYVALPSDYGSAAYYGRSDIAAITKTVHGSLDTLDRETGFTKKLKGKKALIKPNLVGTYIKIGFREREYPESTDPRVIDAVVDYIRKHAASVTIVESSGRGFPTRAAFKITGIDRIAKRHGAELMALEEQPVDRYILPKAKVMKEIIVPRIFSEVARGEAFYVSLPKMKTNLYTGVTLGFKNAMGTIPYNLRQRNHNYNIEEKLVDMLCLFKPDLTVIDGIVGAEGNCPGPVFPVKSNVIISGTNSVEVDRVATAMMGIDPSSIKLMQCADARGFGDRKVKVIGRQRKVPFKQANPSLLDDDFRSRFPLVTVLVGHRMKHAPVPGKNKKADAAFAQEMEMACRGGCLATTKFGFEMVYHEGVAMKNPLTVIIGEGALVNGNALYYDRDGKPYTPEDIAALPGKILAVGSCSGAVADIADAHCDGCMPFPNTPHILIHKLTGSRCRIMGPANRQLFTIAGGLLAMTMARKKLIRSGQRLDCELPLRDELEDTPGLSAADKKEDFVPWPFPPLSNEEKKQLIKFENYMMMKDF
- the larA gene encoding nickel-dependent lactate racemase, producing MEITMPWGSGSLSLDLPDTWNVIMPGRGQGGGRIKGDELSLVKESLRKPVGAKPLAARKLRGKKIVIIVDDNTRPTPTHKFFHLVLDSLKKAGASLKGVTVIPALGVHTAMTEQEMAAKVGPKNLKLVRWENHNAFDLKACHYFGTTTRKTPVYLNKNLKDADLVVLIGLVEPHLWAGFGGGMKNILPGVAYAETIGLHHEIIAEPPYRFNRVAMMPEENSFRQDLEEVRSMIGADIFCLNVVVEHGGRVIASFAGDPIEAHRRCIDYNRRESGLRVERQVDGIIVNSFPMDINFKQGMKCVGNSLPALRPGGVIMGFLKAERGLDDIKPPDKRLPLPMLKALLRLLGPARVRGFLDRVRKGLPVEDKFLLYYSMQLMRQYDLFFFVPSLSDEEAKAVSMFVKCQDPAEVVGRAMKKLGKNATVAVFPEGGATFAMVGEGPGSMQGR
- a CDS encoding PQQ-like beta-propeller repeat protein yields the protein MKKSITLIVSLLLTALFLNCDTNKKDDKNKLLSLLLFLQPNFTGDAVWARSVSAGTSESGIKSVSIGSDGIYAAGIINSNSTYTFGTQNVTGISSNSYNPVLVKYDTAGNAIWAKSISDGPASDQESLFNCVKAGSDGIYAVGIIQSTTNYKFGTVNVAGMYSGSNVVIVKYDTNGNAIWAKSVSAGLNSSEFNSVTIGSDGIYAAGTIWGNTEYKFGDQSVTGKWAAHKNAVIVKYDTNGNAIWAKSVTTGPNRSGFNAVSAGSDGIYAAGFIRGTVAFSFDSQSVLGTYSSFNTVLVKYDTSGNALWAKSVSAGSNDSYLNSVSVGSDGIYAAGYINNTGTYTFGTQSVNGTFSGFNAVLVKYNTSGDAVWAKSVAAGSSNSIINSVFAGSDGVYAARQIMGTTAFTFGTKSVTGTTIEDNPVLVKYDTSGNALWAKSISAGSAKSYFYGVVSGPMGLFAGGQISDTGTYTFGTQSVNGTAALELNSVLVKYQ
- a CDS encoding gamma carbonic anhydrase family protein, with protein sequence MKYDLGDRRIIIEGDDCFIAETAVVVGSVRIGNNASVWFNAVVRADDGVIVIGESSNIQDGAVLHCDSENDLVIGRGVTVAHKAMLHSCTVGDNSLIGINAVVLNGAVIGKNCLVGAGALVLEKSVIPDNSVVLGAPAKVARPVTPEQIDEMLDAAEHYIRNFKNFKKNLKKIQ
- a CDS encoding MBL fold metallo-hydrolase, with product MNRWQTGKGTTIRRVIGGRSNVFLISKNGRFILVDTGTAHNLQRLEKRLYALSVTAENLSALILTHVHFDHVGNAARIREKYGVKIIVHEREAALLESGRNAPLDGAFPVTRWLYRLAHGESILNGMTFNPLRWDIAVQGRCDLGEFGFDACILPTPGHTVGSQSVIVDDEIAIVGDALFGVFPGSVYPPWAADADLMIKSWKILLDTGCRLFHPSHGRPRDRETLLGQYKKHSARLKK
- a CDS encoding diaminopimelate epimerase, coding for MDFYKYHGLGNDYIVIDPGRNDVSLTPENIILICDRNLGIGSDGILHGPFFDNGSISVRIFNPDGSEAEKSGNGARIFTRHLHEHGHIRGDTAAFDTLGGPITARVLDTGTYGIRVNMGTCAFDSEKIPAAGPRREVINEAIEVKGRTFRMTCVSVGNPHCVIPLDDISKGLACDIGPLIERHPLFPNRINMQLAKVIDRRTLRIEIWERGAGYTLASGSSSCAAACACRRLGLVDGSVTVLMPGGPLSIEIGGDWSVAMTGPVASVSEGNFTPEFRRLLDRGAHKS
- a CDS encoding MBOAT family protein, which gives rise to MAFNSVDFLFIFLPIVLALNTVIKKEWRNPLLLAASLVFYALGEKYYVILLVASALMNYGFARMIGRNGGKPRLARRIITVAIIVNVGMLAFFKYTAFIVANLNAVLPLIEVSPILIKPLHIPIGISFFTFQTLSYLVDVYRRDSRANDNPLETSLYITMFPQIVSGPIMRYDVIAGQLARRQITLDGFTQGIRRFIIGLGKKMIIATALGNVANQVFAIAPDLLSCEVAWLGVICYTFQLFFDFSGYTDMAIGVAGMLGFTLTENFNYPYISQSMREFWRRWHITLSAWFRDYVYIPLGGNRQSKANTFMNIMIVFILTGLWHGANWTFIVWGLWHGLFQLVERTRLGDIINRSARPLRHGYALLVVMIGWVFFRSADIGGAFTYLKSMAGFNGLHNGSYFPAMYLTGEVIFALAAALLFSTPIAPWLENRIREGISRIGNSALGAVAKHGFAIGGLALLLSIFLYSVMAMAGGTYSPFIYSRF
- a CDS encoding hemerythrin family protein; this encodes MAALEWDKRLETGIEEIDSQHRELFKRIDALELSIYSNKSKVEMVMMLEYLESYVEKHFDAEEGLMVRAVYPGLDMHRREHEVFRRKYAKIMNEYRARGADSYLALDVDKEVRKWWENHILKSDMVFVPHLKDKK
- a CDS encoding CPBP family intramembrane metalloprotease; this encodes MPEYRVSVMKGMYIFLAFMVYFFLLLLTLLPFLKYTFSINPALYWFITGYALFVPLFVCAVALVRLEGNSAPKEIVKALHLKSFSKKDWAYSIAGLLLVFIFTGMIFGVSALLNKYFGLRPLSTMPWFMEFKPFQGAEKLLLLAWLPMFFFNIAGEELLWRGYIQARLSGNHTWALCSLLWLVFHLPFGLDLMIMVVPAIIIIPYVFHKTRNSLTGIFIHGLYNGPVFVLLSLGLMKQ